The window CAGCCAAGGATTGGCTGCCTAACCCCCCCTCCAACTCCAGCGCCGCCAATACGCCCAGATAGTCGGTGTTGTAACCGGCGGCTGAGCCATCGAGGTGAAACACCAGGGTGTTGACCGCCCCGATCTTCTCAGCCAGCGGGTCGATCCGCCCGCCGTGTTCCTGCAAATAGCGGATGGCGTTGGCCTTATGGGGAATGGTGACGCTAAGTCCGATAATATCGAGGTTCTCGGTGTCACGAACCAGGTCCACGAACCGCGCAAACGCCTCATACTCAGCGGAAACACAGAAACGCAGGTACAATCCGTCGAATCCCATCGCCCGGTAGGCGGCATTGTGCATCGGCGGCGAAAGCGAATGCTCAACCGGGTGGCCCACCACGCCAAGAACCTTCGTATCGTTGCCGATCCGGTCCCAGTTGTACGTCTCGCGCATCTGGGCCACCGTGAGTTGGCCCGGGGCCGAGGCCGCCGCCGCCTCGATGCTGGCGAAGGTGATCTCGCCGCCGAGTTTCTTGGCCAGGATGCGGCTGATCTGCCCGTGCGGACCCATCGCCAAACCGATCACCGGCTTGCGGCATTCGCGCATCACCTTGAAAACGCGGAAGTTATCGAAAACATCGCGGGCGGTGACGGCGAACTTGACCACATCCCCCTCGCGTTCCATCCGCTCGGCCGTCTGCTCCAGGTCGTCCGGCACGCCGGCAAAGTCGTGGTACGAAAGGACTAGCCTGACGTCCCGGCCGCCGGCGCGAACCTCAGCCAGTGCCTCCGTGAGCTTCCAGCGAAGCTCCGGATCGGCCGACCAGCGGCGGTATTCCATATCTATACAGTCACCGCCGGCGCGGAGGGCGTCGATAAGCTCCTTCACCCGGGCCGCCTCCGGCTTCTCGCACGCTCCGCCCTCAGAGACGTGCCGATTGGTCCAGATCACCGGCATCCCAGCCGCCGCCAGAACCCCGGCGTAATCCACCGGCTCGGTCAGGTAGTCCAGGCGAACCTCAATCGCCTCCGCCCCAAGCCCGCGGGCGCGCTCGATCTGTTCGAAGAGCTGCGAAGCGGTCTTGGCCGTTGTCGGGGCGGTCAGTTTCGTCACACAATACTCCCGCTCAGTCGCGTTCACCCGGCAAGTCGGCTATGGCTCGCTGCGCTGCCGCTTGCCGCCGTTGGCCCGCTGGAGGCAGCGGTTGATCGCCGCCAGGTAGGCGCGGGCGGAGGCCTCGATGATGTCGGTGCTGACTCCGCGTCCGCGGACCTTCTCGCCGTCAGACTCGATCTCCAGCGAGACCTCGCCCTGGGCGTCCTTGCCCACCGTGATGGCCCGGATCTGATAGTCGGTCAGTCGCACCGAGACGTCGCAAATCCGCTGAATGGCCGAGTAGACCGCGTCGACCGGACCGTCGCCGGTCGCGGCGTCCTGGACGATCGTTCCATCAGCCTTCTTCATCCGCACGGTGGCGGTCGGAACCACGCCGGTGCCCGCGGTGGTCTGGAGCAGTTCCAGTTCCCAGACGGCTGGAGCCCGGCTGGCCAGTTCCTCAGCAATCGTGTCGAGGTCCTCGTCGAAGATCTCCTTCTTCTTGTCGGCCAGATTCTTGAACACCTCGAAGGCCCGGTCGAGCTGCTCGTCGCTCAGGCGATGGCCGAGCTGTTCGAGCCGGTCGCGCAGGGCGTGGCGGCCCGAGTGCTTGCCGAGCACCAGCGTGCTGGCGGGAATGCCGACGTCTTCGGGCTTCATGATCTCGTAGGTGTCCGCGTGGGCGAGCATGCCGTGCTGGTGAATGCCCGATTCGTGGGCGAAGGCGTTCTCGCCGACGATCGCCTTGTTCCGCTGGACCGGAATACCGGTGAGGCTCGAGACCAGCCGCGAGGTCGGGTAGATCCGCTGCGTGTTGATGTTCGTGCCGACCCCGAAATGGTCGGCCCGGGTCCGCAGGGCCATGACGACCTCCTCGAGCGAGCAGTTGCCCGCCCGTTCGCCCAAACCGTTGACCGTGCATTCGACCTGCCGGGCCCCAGCCCGCACGGCGGCCAGCGAGTTGGCCACCGCCAGACCCAGGTCGTTGTGGCAGTGCACCGAGATGATCGCCTTCTCGATGTTGGGCACCTTCTCCTTGAGCATGCGGATGATGCCCTCGAAATGGGCGGGCACCGCGTAGCCGACGGTGTCGGGAATGTTGACCGTCGAGGCCCCGGCGTCAATGACCGCGGCGACCACCTCAGCCAGGAATACCGGATCGGTCCGCGACGCGTCCTCCGGGCTGAACTCCACGTCGTCGATCATCTCGCGGGCCATCTTCACGTGCTCGACCGACATCTTGAGGATCTCTTCGCGGGCCCGCTTGAGCTTGTATTTCATGTGGATCTCACTGGTCGCGCAGAACACGTGGACCCGCTTCCGGGCCGCGTGCTTGACCGCTTCGCAGGCCGTCCGCACGTCCTTTTCGATCGACCGGGCGAGGCCCGCGACCGTGCACTTCTTGACCAGTTCGGCGATGGCCTGGACCGCTTCGAAGTCGCCGGGCGAGGCGATGGGGAACCCCGCCTCGATGATATCGACGTTCAGCAGCTCGAGGGCCCGTGCGATCTCCAGCTTTTCGGAGGTGTTCAGCGACGCCCCGGGCGACTGTTCGCCGTCGCGCAGGGTCGTGTCGAAGATCCGGATCACGTCCTGTTGGTTTCCAGCGTTCATGTGTCTATCCTCCAAAGCCTCGCACGGGGCATCGGCCCCGGCTTGTCGTTTCCGTGGCGGCCGCGGGCTAGGGCCCGGCCGGCTCGCTGCGGCCAAACAAAAAGCCCCACGATTTTACTCGCAGGGCTGTCAGGGTTTAAGCGAATTTCGACCGACCAGCCCTACGATGGGCGCAAAAGCAGCAGGCTGCCAAGCAGTCGCAGCAGGGCGTCGGTCAACTTCTCGTGCATTTCGCTTCGCATCGGGATATCATTACCAGTAGACACTTTTATTATCGACCGAAGTGGACATGTTGTCAACTGGTTTTTTTCACACCCGCGAGCCCAGCCGGACAGAAAGCCTTCAGGCACCATGAGCGCCAACGAAAGCGGCAACGGCATGTTGCCGGAAATGACGACCACCCCCGCACCGTCCCCTGTCAACCGTCAGACCGGCCCGAAGACCATGGTGCGGGCGCTGCGGAACCGCAATTACCGGCTGTTCTTCTTCGGACAGGGGGCCTCCCTGGTGGGCACGTGGATGCAGCGGGTCGCCCTGGCGTGGCTGGTGTACGGGTTGACGGACTCCGAGTGGATGCTGGGCGTGGTGGGATTTGCCGGGATGATCTGCACGTTTCTGCTGGCCCCGGTGGCGGGCGTGCTGGCCGACCGGGTGAACCGGCGGGGCCTGATCGTGGGCACCCAGGCTCTGGCGATGACCCAGGCGTTCCTCCTGGCCGGCCTGACCCTCAGCGGCGGGATCGCCGTCTGGCAGATTATTGCCCTCTCAGCGGTCCTGGGGCTGATCAACGCCTTCGACATTCCGACCCGTCAGTCGTTCGTGGTCGACATGCTGGAAAGCCGCGACGATCTGCCCAACGCGATCGCCCTCAACTCATTCCTGGTCAACGGCGCGAAGCTGGCGGGCCCGGCGCTGGGCGGCGCGCTGGTCGCGGTGGCCGGCGAAGGGCTGTGTTTTCTGCTGAACGGCCTGACGTTCCTGGCCGTGATCGCCGCCCTGCTGGCGATGCGCCTGCAACCCTCGGCGATCGCCCGAACCGACGGCAACCTGCTGACGCATTTCCGCGAAGGGCTGGGCTACGCGATGGGGTTCGGGCCGATCCGGCTGGTGCTGGGCCTGCTGGCCGTAATCAGCCTGCTGGGCATGTCGGTCAACGTGCTGATGCCGGTCTTCGCCCGCGACATCCTGGCCGGCGGACCGGAGACCCTGGGCTGGCTGACCGCCGCCACCGGGATCGGCGCGATCGCAGCGGCCCTGTTTCTGGTGTCGCGACGGAGCGTGGTGGGCATGGGCCGGCGCATGGCGGTGGCCTGCGCACTGATGGGCCTGTGCCTGATCGCATTCGCGTTCTCGCAGCAGTTGTGGATCTCCCTGGCCCTGCTGGCCGGGGCTGGGTTCGGCACCATGATCCAACTCGTCTCCGCCAACACGACGCTGCAGACGATCGTCGACGACGACAAGCGCGGACGGGTGATGAGCCTCTATACCATGTGTTTCATGGGCATGGGTCCGTTCGGCAGTCTGCTGATGGGCGCGCTGGCCCGATGGTGGGGCGCGCCGACCGCCATGATGATCAGCGGAGCCGGCTGCATCCTCGCCGCGCTCGCCTTCGCCAGCCGGCTGCCCGTCTTCGATCGCCAGGTGCGTCCGGTATACGTCCGCAAGGGCGCGCTGGCCGATGTCAAACCCGCAACGGCGCCATAGGCCGATCAGGAAGGGACAACCACCAGCGTTTTGATCTCGAACGGCCGGAAGACCAGGCGCAGGCGGTTGCCCGAGAGGTGGAGCAGCTTGGGCCGTTCGAGCAGGGCGTCGGTTTCCTCGACCGCAGCGACGGCGAAGTCCAGGGCGAGCGTCGCCTCGGCCGCCGTCCGGCCCGCCGATTCGTAGAGCCGCACGACCAGGCGTCCGCCCTTCGAGTATATCGCCGAGCAGACTACCGACGGACTCTCGAGTGCCAGCAGCGACGGCGAAGGCAACCCGCACTCGACCGGCTTCGGCGGGATGCGCAACCGGTCGCGATCGGGCGCGCGTGCCGTATCGAAGACATACGGCGGGTGGACGAACTCCGCGGCACGTCGGGCAAGTTGGAGATCCGCCAGTTGCTTCTCACCCGCGAAGGGGATGATCGCGTAGTCGAAAGCATGCTCCTGGCCGACCTCGTGGGCCTCTTCCGACTCGGCCCGCGTATGGAAGCTCACCGAGCGCATCAGCGAAAGCATCAGCACGCCGTCGGTCACGTTGTTGCCCGGCAGCCCGCGATTCAGCAGGGTAAGACCTTTCTCGCCATCGAAGTAGGCCATGTAGTTCTGAGCGGCGAATTCGCCCTCCGGACGCTGGAAGCATCCGAACGGAATCTCGTGGACGATCCGGCCGTCGCGGATGTCGGTAAAGAAACCGGCCCGCAGGCGATACCAGCGCCCGGAGACGTGGCGGGTCTCAAGGTGGAAATCGATCCGCGGGTCGTCGGCGTGGAAGGTGACGGTCTGTCGCCACTCGATGCGGATCGCCTCATTGGAGAACTCGCGGAACTTCGGAAAATGGCGTTGGATCGCCCCTCGCACGCCGACGACCAGGCAGTCGCCGCCGATGTCCTCAATCGTGAATTCGGCCTGCGGACCGTGGCGATTGTCGATCGCGTCGAGACAAATCCGTCTGCCGTTGGGGCTCAGCGAATGCGGTTCGGTCGGATACGGGTCGTAAAGCAGGTCCTGGGCCGTCGAATAGGGACCGCCGTCAGACAAGGGTCCGTGATAGTACTCCCACAGGTCGCCGCGATCGGTCTGATAGCACAGGGCGTTGAACGCCGGACGCGACGGGTCCACGTACTCGAGGCCGGTGGCCTTTTCGAGCAGTCCGACGATCACCCCGCCGCGGCCGAAGCGGACGGTGTGGAGCGGCGTCTCAACGAGCAGGCCGCGTCCGCCGCCGTCCTCGACGTGGCGGATCGTGAAACTGTCGCTTGAATCCGGCACGCTCCTCGGCTGAACGGGCACTTGTTGGGCTCGGATTTCGCGGACGGCCAGGGTGGACACGCCACAGGCGGGCAGGTCGACCTTGACGATCAGCCGATCATCGCAGCGGCGCGAGGCGAGCGTTCGACCGGTCGAGTCGGTGACAGTCGCTTCGATGACGAGCCGATCGACGGGCAGTTCCAGTACGCCTGACCGCGGCCAGGGCAGCGGATTGAACGCGGCAACGCCACGGCCTCCGTCGGCATCGGCCACGGCAATCCGCAGCCGGTCCTCGATCAGATTCTTGCAGATCATCCGCACCCGCCCGACGCGCTCCAAGGCGTGGCTGTACGCCTCGTCCGTAATCGTGCCCCAGATGATGTCGTGAAACTGGTTGATGAACGTCAGCTTCCACGCCCGAAGAAGCCCCTCATGGTCGACGGGCACACTCCAGGCACGCTCGGCCAAAGCGCAAGCCGCCTCAGCCGTCAGCAACAGACTCTCGCACTCGCGGTTGCCCTGCTTGACCAGGATGCGCGAGCTGTAGCACCCGGTGCGATCGGGATTCCACTCGCAGGACACGGCCGGCGCGGACGAGAAATCAACGGCATCCAGAGCCCGGGCGTAGGTGGAATAAACGATTTGGGTGTCATTCCCGCGGTTCCATTCCTCCACGGACGCAATACCCCGCTCGTAGGGAAACTGAAAGTCGCCACCGTGGGACAGCAGGGCGTGACCGGACTGCGTGTGCCGCTCGATCCGCTGCAGCAGATCCGCCAGCACCTTCTGGTCCTCACGTCCGCCTGTGAGCTGATACCACCCGCCGTAACCGTAGACGGCAAGCCACCAGGTCGGCAGTTCCGTGCCGTCGATGCCCCGCCAGCGGATCTCGCACTTGCGGTTCACGTCGTCGATCGCCTGCTCAAAAGCGAAGTAGTCGTAACCGGCAATCCGCGCGATCTGAGGCATCGAGGCTGGGTGGCCCGTGCAGTCGCCCATATCGAGCACCCGCGGCGTCAGACCCAGCACCCGCCGCGTCCAGTCCTTTCCCACCACGAGCTGCCGTAAGATCGATTCGCCCGACGACATGTTGATGTCCGCCATCGCGTACATGCCAGCCGTCACTTCGAAGCGCCCCTGCCGGGCAAACTCACGGAAGTCTTCCAGCCGCGAAGGGTACTCCTGGAAGAACCGTTCGAGCAGGCTCACCTGCTCCACGCGAAAAGTATAGTTGGGATAGGCTTTCAGCAGCCGGTGGGCCTCCAGCAGATTCTCGAAGCAGATCTCGAAATAAGGCCCGTCGGCCAGCAGGTACTCGATGTCGTAATGGAAGCTGGGGACCAGATGCACGGTTCGCCGGGATGCGGACATCGCCGATACTCCTGATCTTCGATTGACACGCGGTTCGGCGCAGGATAGCCTTGGGGCCGCTTGTCTGCAACGTCATTCGCATAGTACGGCATTCGACAGGAATCAGCCATGCCACCAGCCGGTCAGTGGATCACCCGCGGGTTCGAGCAGTTTCGCCAGGGCACGTTCGCCGACGCCGGCCGCAACCTCTAC of the Phycisphaerae bacterium genome contains:
- the aroE gene encoding shikimate dehydrogenase; the protein is MTKLTAPTTAKTASQLFEQIERARGLGAEAIEVRLDYLTEPVDYAGVLAAAGMPVIWTNRHVSEGGACEKPEAARVKELIDALRAGGDCIDMEYRRWSADPELRWKLTEALAEVRAGGRDVRLVLSYHDFAGVPDDLEQTAERMEREGDVVKFAVTARDVFDNFRVFKVMRECRKPVIGLAMGPHGQISRILAKKLGGEITFASIEAAAASAPGQLTVAQMRETYNWDRIGNDTKVLGVVGHPVEHSLSPPMHNAAYRAMGFDGLYLRFCVSAEYEAFARFVDLVRDTENLDIIGLSVTIPHKANAIRYLQEHGGRIDPLAEKIGAVNTLVFHLDGSAAGYNTDYLGVLAALELEGGLGSQSLAGKRVAVLGAGGVSRAIVAAMTSSGAEVTVFNRTAEKAQSLADEFDCRAELWDRREQLRAEVLINGTSIGMWPRSDESPIDPLALRPEMVVFDTVYNPLWTKLLTAAQQGGAKAVDGASMLVYQAVEQIRLWTQAAGSPCAEVPVAVMRDVVLRHLKGNG
- a CDS encoding 2-isopropylmalate synthase, with translation MNAGNQQDVIRIFDTTLRDGEQSPGASLNTSEKLEIARALELLNVDIIEAGFPIASPGDFEAVQAIAELVKKCTVAGLARSIEKDVRTACEAVKHAARKRVHVFCATSEIHMKYKLKRAREEILKMSVEHVKMAREMIDDVEFSPEDASRTDPVFLAEVVAAVIDAGASTVNIPDTVGYAVPAHFEGIIRMLKEKVPNIEKAIISVHCHNDLGLAVANSLAAVRAGARQVECTVNGLGERAGNCSLEEVVMALRTRADHFGVGTNINTQRIYPTSRLVSSLTGIPVQRNKAIVGENAFAHESGIHQHGMLAHADTYEIMKPEDVGIPASTLVLGKHSGRHALRDRLEQLGHRLSDEQLDRAFEVFKNLADKKKEIFDEDLDTIAEELASRAPAVWELELLQTTAGTGVVPTATVRMKKADGTIVQDAATGDGPVDAVYSAIQRICDVSVRLTDYQIRAITVGKDAQGEVSLEIESDGEKVRGRGVSTDIIEASARAYLAAINRCLQRANGGKRQRSEP
- a CDS encoding MFS transporter; the encoded protein is MTTTPAPSPVNRQTGPKTMVRALRNRNYRLFFFGQGASLVGTWMQRVALAWLVYGLTDSEWMLGVVGFAGMICTFLLAPVAGVLADRVNRRGLIVGTQALAMTQAFLLAGLTLSGGIAVWQIIALSAVLGLINAFDIPTRQSFVVDMLESRDDLPNAIALNSFLVNGAKLAGPALGGALVAVAGEGLCFLLNGLTFLAVIAALLAMRLQPSAIARTDGNLLTHFREGLGYAMGFGPIRLVLGLLAVISLLGMSVNVLMPVFARDILAGGPETLGWLTAATGIGAIAAALFLVSRRSVVGMGRRMAVACALMGLCLIAFAFSQQLWISLALLAGAGFGTMIQLVSANTTLQTIVDDDKRGRVMSLYTMCFMGMGPFGSLLMGALARWWGAPTAMMISGAGCILAALAFASRLPVFDRQVRPVYVRKGALADVKPATAP